One Pan paniscus chromosome 16, NHGRI_mPanPan1-v2.0_pri, whole genome shotgun sequence DNA segment encodes these proteins:
- the ZSCAN2 gene encoding zinc finger and SCAN domain-containing protein 2 isoform X4: MMAADIPRVTTPLSSLVQVPQEEDRQEEEVTTMILEDDSWVQEAVLQEDGPESEPFPQSAGKGGPQEEVTRGPQGALGRLRELCRRWLRPEVHTKEQMLTMLPKEIQAWLQQHRPESSEEAAALVEDLTQTLQDSAVFASLPVEVTSL, encoded by the coding sequence ATGATGGCTGCAGACATCCCGAGAGTGACCACTCCGCTGAGCTCCTTGGTCCAGGTGCCTCAAGAGGAAGATAGACAGGAGGAGGAGGTCACCACCATGATCCTGGAGGATGACTCCTGGGTGCAAGAAGCTGTGCTGCAGGAGGATGGCCCTGAGTCTGAGCCCTTTCCCCAGAGTGCTGGCAAGGGCGGCCCCCAGGAGGAGGTGACCAGGGGACCACAGGGTGCACTCGGCCGCCTCCGAGAGCTCTGCCGGCGCTGGCTGAGACCAGAGGTACACACCAAGGAGCAGATGTTAACCATGCTGCCAAAGGAAATTCAGGCTTGGCTGCAACAGCATCGGCCTGAAAGCAGTGAGGAGGCAGCGGCCCTGGTGGAAGACTtgacccagacccttcaggacaGTG
- the ZSCAN2 gene encoding zinc finger and SCAN domain-containing protein 2 isoform X5, with the protein MMAADIPRVTTPLSSLVQVPQEEDRQEEEVTTMILEDDSWVQEAVLQEDGPESEPFPQSAGKGGPQEEVTRGPQGALGRLRELCRRWLRPEVHTKEQMLTMLPKEIQAWLQQHRPESSEEAAALVEDLTQTLQDSETASCVLGCPV; encoded by the coding sequence ATGATGGCTGCAGACATCCCGAGAGTGACCACTCCGCTGAGCTCCTTGGTCCAGGTGCCTCAAGAGGAAGATAGACAGGAGGAGGAGGTCACCACCATGATCCTGGAGGATGACTCCTGGGTGCAAGAAGCTGTGCTGCAGGAGGATGGCCCTGAGTCTGAGCCCTTTCCCCAGAGTGCTGGCAAGGGCGGCCCCCAGGAGGAGGTGACCAGGGGACCACAGGGTGCACTCGGCCGCCTCCGAGAGCTCTGCCGGCGCTGGCTGAGACCAGAGGTACACACCAAGGAGCAGATGTTAACCATGCTGCCAAAGGAAATTCAGGCTTGGCTGCAACAGCATCGGCCTGAAAGCAGTGAGGAGGCAGCGGCCCTGGTGGAAGACTtgacccagacccttcaggacaGTG